In Thermodesulfobacteriota bacterium, the DNA window CGGGGGCCACGTGTCCCGGGGGTTGGCCCGGAGCCAGCGCAGCCAGTCCTCTTGGGCAAGGTCCGGTGCGCCGGGCACGAACGCCTCGAACCCGGCCTCCCGGGCGAAGCGCTCCACGTCGGCTCTGGCCGCCTTCTCCCAGTCCACCACGGCCTTGGCGGGGAGTCCCGGGGCGATCTCGGCCGCCTTCTCCTTCACGTGCTGGATGGCCTCCAGGGGGTTGTACCCCTCCCGCACGACCACCACGCCCCCCACGGCCTCGGCGCCCCCCTTGTCGAGCACCCCCCGGCGCTCCGCGGGGCCCAGGCCCACCACCGCCACATCCCGCACCCGGATGGGGATCTCCCGGGGGCCGGTGCGCACCACCGCCTCCTCCAGGTCGGAGAGGCTGCGCACGAACCCCAGGCCCCGGATGACGTACTCCACCCGGTTGATCTCGGTGGTGCGGGCCCCCACGTCGAGGTTGCTCATCCGCACCGCATCGAGGACCTGGGTCAGCGTCACCCCGTGGGCTCGCAGGGCGTCGGGGTCCACGTCGACCTGGTACTCCTGCACGAAGCCCCCCATGGAGGCGACCTCGCTCACCCCTTCGGCCGACAGCAGACCGAAGCGCACGTACCAGTCCTGGGCGGAGCGCACCTCGTGGAGGTCCCAGCCGCCCGCGGGGTTGCCGTCGGGGTCGCGGCCCTCGAGGGTGTAGAGGAAGACCTGGCCGAGCGCCGTGGCGTCGGGCCCCAGGCCCGGCTGCACCCCCTCGGGGAGGCTTCCGGCGGGGAGGCTCGAGAGGCGCTCGAGGATGCGCGAGCGCGACCAGTAGAACTCCACGTCCTCCTCGAAGATGATGAAGATCGTGGAGAACCCGAACATGGAGAGGCTGCGGATGGTCCGGACCCCCGGCACGCCCAGGAGCGTCACCGTGAGGGGGTAGGTGACCTGCTCCTCCACGTCCTGGGGGGAGCGGCCCGGCCAGTCGGTGAAGACGATCTGCTGGTTCTCGCCCAGATTGGGGATGGCGTCCACGGGCACGGGGTCTCGGGGGAGCCAGCCGATCTTCCAGTCGAACGGCGCCGCCGCCACGCCCCAGCCGACCACGGCCAGTATCCCGATGAGGACCACCAGCTTCTGCTCGAGGCAGAAGCGGATGACCTTGCCCAGGAGGGTGTCGCGGTCGGGCGTCGCCACCCCTCGCTCCTCGCGGCCCATGTCAGAAGTCACGGAAGAACTCCTCCACCTCGTCGCGCGCCCCAGCCGGCGCCCCGGGGGCAGGCGCCGGGCCGGCGCCGTGGTCGTGCACCGGGGGCGCGCCCCCCTCGGGAGCCATCATGCTCGGCAGGCCCCGGATCTGGAGCTCGCTGTCGAGCTTGAACGCCCCGTGGGCCACCACGAGCTCCCCTTCCGCAAGCCCCTCGCGCACCTCGTAGTACGCGCCGGCACGGGGCCCCAGCACGACCTGGCGCCCCTCGAAGGTGGGGCGCTCGGCCCCCGGCACCTTCACGTACACCACCGCGCGCTTGCCGGTGAGCAGCGGCGCGCTGGCGGGGATGACCAGGGGCCGTTCCTGCCCCTCCGGGCCGCCGGGGGCGGTGTGCACCGCGGCCCGCACGAACATGCCGGGCTTGAGTCGGCCGCCGGGGTTGGGCGCCTCCACCCGCACCCGGGCGGTTCGGGTCTCGGCGCTCACCACGGGGTCCACGAAAGACACCGTCCCCGTGAGCTCCTCCCCCGGGAAGGCCTCGGCCGAGAGCTTCACCTCCTGGCCCCGAGTGAGCCGGGGAAGGTCGGCCTCGTAGGCCTCCAGGAGCGCCCACACCTGCCCCAGGTCCGCCAGGGAGTAGAGGGGCATCCCCGTCTCGACGTACATCCCCTGGGTGGCCATCCGCTCCAGCACCACGCCCCCCACGGGAGCCCGGATCGTAATCCGGTCGGTCACGGTGCCGCGGCTCTCCACCTGGGCGATCTGGGCGGGGGCGAGCCCCAGGAGCCGGAGCTTCTCCCGGGCCGCGGCCAGGGGCACCCGCGCCAGGTCTCCCCCAGCGCCTGCACCCCGGGCCTCCAGCTCCGCGGCCACGCGCCGGGCCTGGAGGAGCTCTTCCTGGGCGGCGAAGAGCTCCGGGCTGTAGAGGGTGACCAGGGGTTCGCCCGCCTTTACCTCGCGGCCCGTGTAGGCCACGTGGACCTCCTCGATGCGGCCGCCCACCCAGGCGGAGATGGTGCGCAGTCGGGTCTCGTCGGCCTCGATGCGGCCGAAGAGCCGCAGGGAAGCCTGGGCGGAGAGGCGCTCCACCGGCCAGGTTCGAACCTCCAGGAGGGCCGCGGCCCGGGGGCTCAGGGAGAGCCGGGGCGCGCCCTCGTCCTCGGACGCGTCCTCCTCGGCGGCGGCCACGGGCACGAGCGTCATGCCGCAAATGGGGCACTTTCCCGGCTCGGGCTGGCGGATGAAGGGGTGCATGGCGCACGTCCAGATGGTCTCCCGGGCGACGCCCTCCCCGGTCTGGGAGGCGGCCGGATGGTCGCTGTGGCTTACCGGGTGCCGGTCCCGGGGGCCGCTTCCGGCCAGGTAGGCGGCCACGACGAGCACCGCCACCCCGGCCCCGAGGGCCCAACGCCGCCACCCCTTCATCCGTTCCATCATCGCCGCCGCCTCTCTTCCCGCGGAGTTTCGCCGTTGCGTCGTGAAAGCACCGAGCAATGGGCGTGCCGAATGGGAAAGCCTCTAAAATCAAATGCTTTCAAAACACCAGCCGGCCTGCGGGCTTTTGGTTGGAGAGTACTCTACAACTCTTTGGAGGACTGTCCACAGCGGCCACGCCCGTTTCAGTGGGCGGTTCCCACCCTACCCCTCGAACGCGCCGCCCAAATCGATATCGACCCCGACTCCGATCCCGATTTCGATTTCGAGCGGTGAGCCGTAGGGTGGGCATCGCCCACCAGCCCTCTCACCCCGGGCAGCACCCCCCGCCGCACCCCTTCCCGGCGGCCGCGGATCCGGGCCCGGACCGCGCTCCGTCGGAGAGGGGCCCTTCGGCGTACCCCAGGAACCGGGCGGGGTACCCCGCCCGGGTGACGGCCTCGGCCAGGGCCCGGGGGTCGGCGGACTCCGGGTCGTGCGCCACGGCGACGGTGCGGGCGGCCAGGTCCACGGCCACGGCCCGCACCCCGGGCAGGCCCTCCAGGGCCGAGTGGATGCGGGCCTCGCAGCTCCCGCAGGTGATGCGCTCCACCCCGAGGACGAGGGTCCGGGCGGAAGCGGCAGGGCTCTCCCCTACGCTCCCCGAACCCGCGAGACCCTGCCCCCAGAGCCCCACGGCCACCGCCGCCACCGCCAGCGCTCCCACCGCGCTCCACGCAACGCGCTTCATCGGATTGCTCCTTTCCGGCCCCGGCTCACGCCGACGCCTCCGCCGGCCGCACCAGCCGGTCCTCTTCCACGATCACCCCGTCCGCCACCCGGAGGATCCGCCGGGCGTGGCGGGCGCACTCGGGGCTGTGGGTGACCATCACGATGGTCATCCCTTCGCGGTTGAGCTTCTCCAGCAGCGCCATGACGGCGGCGCTGGTCTTGGAGTCCAGGTTCCCCGTGGGCTCGTCGGCCAAGAGGATGGCCGGCTCGTTCACGATGGCCCGGGCAATGGCCACCCGCTCCTGCTCCCCGCCGGAGATCTGGCTCGGCAGGCGATCCCCCTTCCCGGCAAGCCCCACCCGGGCCAGGGCCTCGGCCGCCATCTCCCGCTTCTTCTTCCGGCTCGCCGGGACCACCGCCAGGGGGAGCATCACGTTTTCCGACAGGGTCAGGTAGGGGATCAGGTGGAAGCTCTGGAAGACGAAACCCAGGAACTCCCGGCGAAAGTCCGCCCGCTGCTCGGGTCCCAGGGCATACACGTCGATGCCGTCCACCTCGAGCCGCCCCGAGGTGGGGGTGTTCAGGGCGCCCATCACGGACAACAGGGTCGACTTGCCGGAGCCCGACTCCCCCATGACCGCCACGAACTCCCCCGCCTCCACGGCCGCGCTCATGTCGCGAACCGCGAACACGGCCGCGTCTCCGGAGCCATACTGTTTCACCAGATTCGACGCTTCGATATAGCTCATGGTCTTCTCTCTCCGGTCGGACCGTCCCGTCCGACGCGTCTGACGAGGTTAGAGCGCCCGCAGGGCCTCGTTGGGGTCCATGCGGGCGGCCAGGAGCGCCGGGTAGGCGCTGGCCACAAGGCCCAGGAGCACCGAGAGCCCCACCGCCCCGGCCGCCAGGACCGGGTCGAGGGGGACGCCCGCGATGGCGGCCTCGGCGCCGTGGTGCATGGCGGCTGCCGAGGTGTCGGTGAAGAAGGGTAGCGCCAGCCGGGTGCCCGCGAGCCCCGTCACGTACCCCAGGACCCCGGCCAGGGCCGAGACGACGCCCGCCTCCAGCAGGACGATGCGCACCACGTGGCTCTTCCGGAAGCCGATGGCCCGGAAGATGCCGATCTCGCTCGTGCGCTCCCGCACGCTCCCGGTCATGGTGACGAGCACCACCAGGCCCCCCACCAGCACCACCAGGGCCGAGACCCCCAGGGAAAAGGCCTTGAAGTGGCCGATGGCCTCCATGCGCCCCTTCACCACGGCCTGGATGGCCATCACGTCCGCTCCCGGGAGCACCTCGGAGATCTGGACGACCATCTCGTCCACGGGGCAGTCCATGCAAAGCGCCGCCACCTCGGCCATGGAGACCCGGCCGTCCTTCCCCAGAACGAACTGGGCCGTGCCCAGGTGGGTGAAGACCATCTGGTCGTCCTGGGAGCCCGTGACCTCCAGGATCCCCGAGACCGCGAAGTCCCACCCGTCGATCTGGAGCCGGTCCCCCACCGCGATGCCCAGGCGCCGGGCCACGTCGGCACCCAGGAGAACCCCGTTCTCCGGCGGCGCCTCTCCCTGGATCTTCCACCACGGCTTGAGGATGTGGGAGGCCATGAAGTCCACCCCGGCGAGCAGCGCCTTCTGGTCCTTCACCGTCACCACCCCCAGCACCATGGGCCCCACGGCCGCGAGGTTCCCGGCGTTTCGGATGGTGTGGATGCGGGCGAGGTCGGCCTCCCGGATCTCCTCCACCTCGAAGGCGACCCCTCCCAGGGAGAGCCCGCCGTAGGTCAGGGAGAGGTTCTCGGTGTGGGGCACCACCAGGATGTTGGCGCCGTACTGGTCGAGCTTGTGGTAGACGTCGTCGGTCATGGCCCGGGTGAGGGTCACCAGGCCCACCACCGTGGCCACGGCGATCAGGAGGCCTGCCAGGACGAAGCCCGCCTTGGCCCGGCGCCGCCGCAGATTGAGAAACGCGATGTCGCGCAGGGTCATCTCAGCCCTCCCGCTGGAAGTCGAAGTACCCGCGGCCCGAGAGGATGTCGCCCACCTGGATCACGACCTTCCCGTCCCGCACCTGGTTGGGCAGGGGCGCCGGGTTGCAGCCGCCCTTCACCTCCATCACCTTCACCGAAGGGAAGCGCATCCGGCAGTTCTGGCACACCATCTCGTCGCCGTCCTGGCGGTAGCCCTTCCCCGCCCGCCAGCAGGCGTCGCAGGCGTCGAAGGCCGAGCGGATCACCCCGTCGGAGCTCTTGAGGACGAAGTAGCGCAGAACCGGGCCGCCCTCCGTCCGGTGCTCGTAGAAACGGGCCCGGCCGTCGTCGAAGTCAGCCGCCGGGTGGCTCACTTCCCCCGCGTGGGCCTGGGCCGGGGCCAGCAGGGCAGGCGCCGCGGCTTGCGGCGGTGCCCCCTGGCGCCCGAGGAAGAACACGCCGCCGCCGATCACCAGGGCGGCGCACCCGGCGATGAGGAGGAACTGGGTCGAACGGCTGGTCTTCTTGGCGCCGAGGACGGCGGCCTTCTTGGCGGCCAGCTTGTCTTGGGGCTGGATTTCGTTGGACATGAGGTCTGCTCCTTGGGCCGGGCGGCACGCCCGGCAAACCGCCGGCGGTGTTTCCCACGGGCGCGCGGCGCGGCCCGGCCGGTGCAGGTTGGCTCTCGGGGGATCTCTTGTGGGATCTGGGTACGGTCGGGCTCCGCAGGGAGCCCAGGGCGCACCTCGACGCTTCCGGCAGCCGTAAGGGGCCGGCCATTCGGTCGGGGTCACGCCCGCGGGGCAGGGCGGTCTAACAGAGCAGGGCGAGGTGGCGGAGGTAGATCGGACCCGGGGGGCCTTGGGCGCAGGGGCGTGCGTGGGCCAGGGAGCCCACGGGCGAAGCGGGCACCGCCGAGGAGTCGATGCTCCCGAGAACCGGCGCGTGGGCCGGGGCATCCACCCGGGGAACTGCCGTCACGGCGGAGTCCGGGAAGTCCTGGACCGGCGCCTGCTCCAGGTCGCAGGGAACGGGGGCCGTGTCGCAGCAGCAGGAGTGGGGCTCCGCGCCGGGATGCACCGCCACCGGCGCCGCGCAGCACCCGCCGCCGCACGGGCGGTGCGGCAGCGCGGCGCCCAGGAGCAGCATGCTCAGGACGGCGAGCCAGGCGATGGGAGATGGGGCGCGGAAGCGGGTCACGGGCACTCCTCAGTCTCATTCTACGGTTTCGTATGCTAACCCTCCGGCATCGAATCGTCAACTAGATTCGTAAACTTTAAGGGATGGGGCGATCTTGTTCCACAGTAGCGCAGAGGGAAATCCCGGGGGGCACGCCCTTGCCACCCCGGGAGGGGGCGCTACATTTCCAGGTGTCGGGCCCGGGGACCGCCCGGTCCGCCGGTGACCGGGACCCGCTCCGGGGGGGAGGAAAGGAGCTCGCCATGAAGAACGTCTCTCTTGCCCTCGCGGCGCTGGCCGCCCTGGTCGGCCTTGTTGCCGCGCCGCCCGCGTCGGCCGTCTGGCCCGCCCCCATGATCGTCGCCCTCGACCTGGAGACCCGGGTCCCCGACCCCTACTACGTCCTCTCGGGCCCCATCGAGACCTACCGGGCCTACCCCTTCCAGGACTGGGTGAGCGAGGCCTTCCGGGAATACGCGCGGCAGAAGTCCGGGGCTCTCGAGGAAGAGGGAATCCTCCAAGTGCGCGTCGAACAGCTCTCCACCCGGTTCCGGGCCATCGGCTCGGCCGGGGAGCAGCGGGCCGAGCGGGTGTACAAGACGGCCTGGCTCCGGTTGGAGGTCTCGTTCCTCGCGGGAGGAGAGATCCTGGCCCGGCGAGACGGCTGGCTGGAAGCACAGGTCACCCTGGGCTGGCACGAGGCCGGCGCCGAGCAGTACTACGACTTCACGGACGTCCTGGGAGCGGTGATCGCCAAGGCCCTGGCCGAAGCCGACGCCGCGGTGGAGGAGGCCCTGCGGGCCTCGGGGCGCCGGTAAAATCCCGGGACCGCAGCCGAGCTCGCCCCCGCCCGTCGAAACGCCCCCCGCGTGACTCACCCCCCCTCGGGCGGCTTGCGGGGGATGCCGAACTTCTCCATCCGGTAGAGGAGGATGTGCCGGGGCACCTTGAGGAGCCGGGCCGCGTGACTCTGGTTCCACCCGGCCCGGCGCAGGGCCTCCCGGATGAGGGCGGCCTCCGCCTCCTCGAGCCCGATTCCCTCGGCGGGGAACTCGAACCGAAACCCGCCCGGCGGCCCGGCCTCGGGGGGCCGGCGGACCTTCTCGGGGAGGTCCGGAAGGTCGAGCACGTCCTTTTCCCGCAAGATCAGCAGCCGCTCCACGGTGTTTTCGAGCTCGCGCACGTTGCCCTTCCAGGGGTGGCGCTTCAGGGCCTCTAGTGCACGGGCCGTGAAGGTCACCTGGCCTGCCGGCGCGAGGGTCTTCAGGAAGTGGGCCACCAGGAGCGGGATGTCGTCGGGCCGTTCCCGCAGGCTCGGGACGTGGATGGGCACCACCGCGAGCCGGTAGTAGAGGTCCTCCCGGAACCGCCCTTCCTCGATCTCCTCCTCCAGGTCCCGATTGGTGGCGGCCACGATGCGCACATCGACCCGGATCGGCTGGTTGGCGCCCACCGGCGTCACCTCCATCTCCTGGAGCGCCCGCAGGATCTTGGCCTGGAGCTCCACCGGGAGCTCCCCGATCTCGTCCAGGAACAGGGTGCCGCCGCTGGCCTCCTCGAACTTCCCCGCCCGGTCCCGTACGGCCCCGGTGAACGAGCCCTTGACGTGGCCGAAGAGCTCACTTTCCAAGAGCTCCCGGGGGATGGCCGCGCAGTTGACCGGGAGGAACGGCCGGGAGGCCCGGCGGCTTCGGTAGTGCACGGCCCGGGCCACGAGCTCCTTGCCGGTGCCGCTCGCCCCGGTGAGGAGGACCGGTGCATCGGTCTCGGCCACCTTCTCCACCAGCCGGAAGACCCGCTGCATGGGGGGCGAGTCCCCCACGATGTTCTCGAAGCCGTACTTCTTCGAGACCTCCTTTCGCAGGCGCACGTTCTCGGCCTCGAGGCTCCGCACCCGCAGGGCCTTGGCGGCGGCCAGCTTGAGCTCGTCGCGGTTGAAGGGCTTGGTGATGTACTCGAAGGCGCCCGCCTTCATCGCCTCCACCGCCGTCTCGATGGTGCCGAAGGCCGTGATGACGATGACGGGGGTGTCGGGGGAGTCGGCCCTGATCCGGCGCAGGAGGTCCAGGCCATCCATCCCGGGCATCTTGATGTCGGTGACCACGAGGTCGAAGCGGCCCCTGGCCAGGGCCGCCAGGGCCTCCTCGCCGCTCGCGGCCGTGGCGACGGCGTGCCCCTCCTGGGCCAGGTTGTACTCCAGGACGCGCCGCAGGCTCGCGTCGTCGTCGACTACCAGGACCTTGGCCATGGGGGCCTCCGAGGGCAGGGGCTAGGGGTCAGGGGTCAGGGGCTAGGGGTCAGGGGCAAGGGGCCAGGGGTCAGGGGCTAGGGGTCAGGGGCTAGGGGCAGGGTCAGGGTGAAGCGGGCGCCCCCCCCGGGGCGGTTCTCGGCGTCGATCCGTCCCCCATGGGCCTCGGCGATGCGCTGGCTGATGGCGAGGCCCAGGCCCGTGCCGTCCTCCTTGGTCGTGAAGAAGGGCTCGAAGACCCGGGACAGGGCCTCGGCCGGGAGCCCCGCCCCCTGGTCCTCGACCCGGAGCAGGACCAGCTTCCCCTCCACTTCCCGGTATGCGGGGCCGGGCACCCGGCCCGGGCGCACCTCCGCCCAGACCCGCACCTCGCCCCCCCGCGGCGAGGCCTGCACCGCGTTGAGGACCAGGTTCAACACGACCTGGGCGAGCTGTCCGGGCGAACCCCGCACCCGGAGCCCCTCGCCCACCTCGCACCGCACCGCCACGCCCGCCTTGCGGGCCTGGGCCTCGGTGAGGGCCGCCGTCTGGCGCACCACCCGCTCCAGGTCGCAGAGCTCCTCCCCGCCCCGGTCCCCCTGCCGGGCGTAGCCCAGGAACTCCTCCACCACCCCGTTGAGCCGCTCGGTCTCCTTGAGCAGGATCGCCAGGAACTCCGCCTTGGGGTGACCCGGGGGGAAATCGTCCTTGAGGATCTCGGCCGTGCCCCGGATGGAGCCCAGCGGGTTTCGGATCTCGTGGGTCATGCCGGCGGCGAGCTGTCCCATGGCCGAGAGCCGGTCGGCCCGGCGCAGGTGCCCCTCGATCTCCAGGATGAGGTCCGCCTGGCGCCGGAGCTCGCGGTACGACCGGTCCAGGCGCGAAGCCGAGCGCTGGCACTGGATGCGCAGCCGGCGCTCCCGGTCCGCGAAGTACCCCACCACGCCCGCAAAGGCGAAGTAGAGCAGCACCTCCATGAACTGGTTGGCCACCTCCCGGCTCTCGTGGTGCCAGTGCAGCAGGATGTGGGGCGCGTAGGCCGCGGCAATCGCAGCGGAGGCGACCAGCCCGCCCCGCACGCCGAACCACACCGCGGCAAGCCCCGCCGGGAAGTAGTAGAGGCGCCGGTAGACGTCGTGGAGGAGCGGCCGGTCCGTCTGGGTGACGTAGTGCAGCACCGACACCGCCACCACCAGGGCGGCCACCGCTGCGGCCCGGCGCAGGAGCTCCTCTCTCTGACTTCCCTCGGTCATCGCGCCACCTCTGCTCCCGACTCCTCAAACGCAGAAGCAAGGCTCGTACCCCGGCCCGCCACGGGCGGCCCGGAGCGCAGCTTCCTCCTTCGCTCCTCGGGCGCGCTTCCCCGGCCCCGCTGCCGCTGAACAGTATTCCACAGGGTGACGGATAGCCAACAAGCCTCCCGAACGCTGCCTGACCCACTCCCGCCCTCCCCGCCGCGGAAGTCCGTGCCCCGGTGCGGACTTCCGCCGCCGCCCCGCTCCTGGCACGGGAGATGCCAAGTACGGGGATGAACCCGGCAGCCCCCCAACCCGCCGGAACGGATCCGGCAGTTGGCGGCCGCCACCGCCCCCCAAGCGAGGGGAGAAAGAGCACAGCCATGCCTTCCAAATTCTTGTGGATCCTCGCTGCGAGCCTCGTCCTCGCCGCCTCCGCCGCCTCGGCCCACCCCTGGAGCGGCTCCCCGGCGCCGGGCAAGCCCGGCGTCCACGCCCACGTCTCCGCAGCCCGGGCCAAGGCCCTGGCTGCGCAAGCCGAAGTCCCGGAAATCCGCGAGCGGGATGGGAGGCCGGCAGCGCACGAAGCGGTGCGACGGGTGATTCCGCTGCCCAAGCGTCTTCGGTAGGCGACGGGCGTGGATGCACATTGGCGTGGGAATCGGACGTGCCGGAGGCACGCCCCGAAGGGCGAGCCCTAACGAGGCGACGAGTTGCGATTCGGCGGTCTGAGGTGAAACTTCGTGAGCGGTGGGAGCGGGGTGTGGACCGGGCGCACGCCGTGCGCCCCTACCGGCAGGGATCTTCCCTCACCCCGGGCACAGCCCAAGCGCCTTCCGGGGGCGCCGGGAACAGGGCCAGGACGACCCTGCCGTCCACCGTGCTCACCGCCCCCTCCCCCACCTGGACAGCCTCGCCGCAGAGAGGGAAGAGGGCGTAGCCGTAGTAGGCGACAGGAGGCGCGATTCCAAGGCCCTGGCCCGGGGGAAGGGCCTCGCGAAGGCGGGCCTCGGCTTCCGCGGGGGCCAGGGTCTCCTGGATCGCGGAGAGCCGAGGCCGGGCCCGGTGGCCGTACTTCTGGTTCCACATGAGCTCCGGCTCGGGGGCGGGGAAGCGCCTCGCGCTCATCTGACCGGAGGAGGAGACCTCCAGGGAGAAGGCCCCCCGCCCGGACTCCACCTCGGTTGCGTACACCCAGAAGCCTTCTGAAAAGCCGAGGGCACGCTCCACCCGCACCCCCTCCACGCCGAGAGCCCTCAAATACTCCCCGGCGTAGGAGGCCGCATCCGCCACCGAGACCACGGGGCGGGTCGCGAACCCCTTGGGCACGGTGCCGATCCGGGTGCGCGGAGGGAAGTCCGCCGGGTCGGCGCAGCCGGCCGCCAGCGCAGCAGCGGCCAGCAACCCCAGGACGACCACCCGCAGTGGAAACCCCTGCCAGATCACTCCACCTCCCTCCTCATCCGCTCGAACTCCTCCCGGGTGAGCTCTCCCTGGGCATAACGTCTCCTGAGGATCTCGAAAGGCGTTTCCGGCGCCGCTGGCCCGGGCCGGCCCCCTCCCAAGGCGAGCCTCACGAGGAAGACCAGCCCCAGGACCGCGAGCGCCCAAAAGGCGAGCATGAAGAGCCAGCCCCCGAACCCCACTCCGTGCTCCCAGCCCATCCAGCGGTGCATCATCGCGGCCCTCTCTGCGCGGGTTCTTTGCTCCCGGGAAAGGGGGCGGATCGCGCCCGAGCCCTTCTCACGGGAGTCAGGCCCGCAAGGCTACCCCGCGCCGCGAGGCCCGCAAGTTGGGGGTCCCCCAGGGCGGTGAGCGCGAAATTGGGCAGGGCGTAGGGTGGGACTGCGTCCCACCATTTCTGCCACGGCTCGGACCTCCGTGTGGTGGGACAGGGTCCCACCCTACCTCTCTGGAGAGCGGGCGGAGTCGGAGGAGGGCACGGCAAATGCTGCCTTGGCCCGGGGCCCTACCGCCGCTGGGTGCGCAGCTCGAAGGTCAGCTCGGCGGAGCCCTCGTCCCGCAGAGCCCAGTAGGCGCAGTACTCGTTCTTCTGGCGCGCCGTGAAGACGCCGCTTCCCGAAAGAGAGCCATCCCGGTAGACGGGGTACTGGGTCTTCTCGCCCGAGTGAAAGTGGATGTCGAAGCGCACCGGACCGGACGCCTCGTAGGAGTAGCGAAGGGAGTCTCCGGAGTTGAGCTCGATACACCGCTCGTAGCTTTCATAGGCGCCCAGGCGGATGCGTTCTTGTGCCGGGGCCGGCGCTCCCAGCGCCAGGGTCACGCCCAGGGCTCCCCAGAGTGCGACGGCTCTTCTCCGCCCGAACATGGACGCCATTTTCCATTCCCCATTCAAAAGATGTGAGGAACGATCGGGCTTGCAGCGGCCCAGAGGGAGAGGCCGAGCACGGCGAGGCTCCCCAGGTAGAAGGCAAGCTCCCCCAGCCGCGCCCTCCCGGCGCCCCTTCCCGGGAGGCTCTCCACCGCGTACGGGAAGAGCAGCAGGGGCAGGAACACGACCACCGGCGCCGCCGCCATGGCGGCAGCGCCAAAGAGGTTCTCGCCGGCCACCAGGAAGTAGAGCGGCCACGGAGGCTTGGTGATCTCGATCCCGGTCACGGCGGGCCCGGCGGCGAGCCCCCTGATGAGGGGCGCCTCCTGGAGGGCGCTCTGCAAGGCGAGGAGCCCTCCCAAGGTGGCGAAGTACCCCAGGGCCACCTTCCAATGCTTCCGGACGTGCACGTACTCCTGGCGCATGAGCACGTGGAGGGTCAGGAGGAGAAAGCCCGAGGCAAGGGTGAGGGCCACGTGGGCGGAGAAGAGCCGCATGACGGCCAGTTCCCCCGAGAAGAACCTCGCCGCGTGCTCCCCCAGAGGCACCAGGGAGAGGGCGTACATGATGTGCTGGAACCCCTCCAGGGCTTCCTGATCGGCGCGAAGAAAGCTTCCGGCCACGAAGTTGAGCCACAGCAGGACGAAGAGGAGGGCGCCGGTGAGCCAG includes these proteins:
- a CDS encoding FtsX-like permease family protein, with translation MTLRDIAFLNLRRRRAKAGFVLAGLLIAVATVVGLVTLTRAMTDDVYHKLDQYGANILVVPHTENLSLTYGGLSLGGVAFEVEEIREADLARIHTIRNAGNLAAVGPMVLGVVTVKDQKALLAGVDFMASHILKPWWKIQGEAPPENGVLLGADVARRLGIAVGDRLQIDGWDFAVSGILEVTGSQDDQMVFTHLGTAQFVLGKDGRVSMAEVAALCMDCPVDEMVVQISEVLPGADVMAIQAVVKGRMEAIGHFKAFSLGVSALVVLVGGLVVLVTMTGSVRERTSEIGIFRAIGFRKSHVVRIVLLEAGVVSALAGVLGYVTGLAGTRLALPFFTDTSAAAMHHGAEAAIAGVPLDPVLAAGAVGLSVLLGLVASAYPALLAARMDPNEALRAL
- a CDS encoding DUF2318 domain-containing protein — protein: MSNEIQPQDKLAAKKAAVLGAKKTSRSTQFLLIAGCAALVIGGGVFFLGRQGAPPQAAAPALLAPAQAHAGEVSHPAADFDDGRARFYEHRTEGGPVLRYFVLKSSDGVIRSAFDACDACWRAGKGYRQDGDEMVCQNCRMRFPSVKVMEVKGGCNPAPLPNQVRDGKVVIQVGDILSGRGYFDFQREG
- a CDS encoding SHOCT domain-containing protein; this translates as MMHRWMGWEHGVGFGGWLFMLAFWALAVLGLVFLVRLALGGGRPGPAAPETPFEILRRRYAQGELTREEFERMRREVE
- a CDS encoding ATP-binding protein, translating into MTEGSQREELLRRAAAVAALVVAVSVLHYVTQTDRPLLHDVYRRLYYFPAGLAAVWFGVRGGLVASAAIAAAYAPHILLHWHHESREVANQFMEVLLYFAFAGVVGYFADRERRLRIQCQRSASRLDRSYRELRRQADLILEIEGHLRRADRLSAMGQLAAGMTHEIRNPLGSIRGTAEILKDDFPPGHPKAEFLAILLKETERLNGVVEEFLGYARQGDRGGEELCDLERVVRQTAALTEAQARKAGVAVRCEVGEGLRVRGSPGQLAQVVLNLVLNAVQASPRGGEVRVWAEVRPGRVPGPAYREVEGKLVLLRVEDQGAGLPAEALSRVFEPFFTTKEDGTGLGLAISQRIAEAHGGRIDAENRPGGGARFTLTLPLAPDP
- a CDS encoding efflux RND transporter periplasmic adaptor subunit — its product is MMERMKGWRRWALGAGVAVLVVAAYLAGSGPRDRHPVSHSDHPAASQTGEGVARETIWTCAMHPFIRQPEPGKCPICGMTLVPVAAAEEDASEDEGAPRLSLSPRAAALLEVRTWPVERLSAQASLRLFGRIEADETRLRTISAWVGGRIEEVHVAYTGREVKAGEPLVTLYSPELFAAQEELLQARRVAAELEARGAGAGGDLARVPLAAAREKLRLLGLAPAQIAQVESRGTVTDRITIRAPVGGVVLERMATQGMYVETGMPLYSLADLGQVWALLEAYEADLPRLTRGQEVKLSAEAFPGEELTGTVSFVDPVVSAETRTARVRVEAPNPGGRLKPGMFVRAAVHTAPGGPEGQERPLVIPASAPLLTGKRAVVYVKVPGAERPTFEGRQVVLGPRAGAYYEVREGLAEGELVVAHGAFKLDSELQIRGLPSMMAPEGGAPPVHDHGAGPAPAPGAPAGARDEVEEFFRDF
- a CDS encoding heavy-metal-associated domain-containing protein — encoded protein: MKRVAWSAVGALAVAAVAVGLWGQGLAGSGSVGESPAASARTLVLGVERITCGSCEARIHSALEGLPGVRAVAVDLAARTVAVAHDPESADPRALAEAVTRAGYPARFLGYAEGPLSDGARSGPGSAAAGKGCGGGCCPG
- a CDS encoding sigma-54 dependent transcriptional regulator; translation: MAKVLVVDDDASLRRVLEYNLAQEGHAVATAASGEEALAALARGRFDLVVTDIKMPGMDGLDLLRRIRADSPDTPVIVITAFGTIETAVEAMKAGAFEYITKPFNRDELKLAAAKALRVRSLEAENVRLRKEVSKKYGFENIVGDSPPMQRVFRLVEKVAETDAPVLLTGASGTGKELVARAVHYRSRRASRPFLPVNCAAIPRELLESELFGHVKGSFTGAVRDRAGKFEEASGGTLFLDEIGELPVELQAKILRALQEMEVTPVGANQPIRVDVRIVAATNRDLEEEIEEGRFREDLYYRLAVVPIHVPSLRERPDDIPLLVAHFLKTLAPAGQVTFTARALEALKRHPWKGNVRELENTVERLLILREKDVLDLPDLPEKVRRPPEAGPPGGFRFEFPAEGIGLEEAEAALIREALRRAGWNQSHAARLLKVPRHILLYRMEKFGIPRKPPEGG
- a CDS encoding ABC transporter ATP-binding protein, translating into MSYIEASNLVKQYGSGDAAVFAVRDMSAAVEAGEFVAVMGESGSGKSTLLSVMGALNTPTSGRLEVDGIDVYALGPEQRADFRREFLGFVFQSFHLIPYLTLSENVMLPLAVVPASRKKKREMAAEALARVGLAGKGDRLPSQISGGEQERVAIARAIVNEPAILLADEPTGNLDSKTSAAVMALLEKLNREGMTIVMVTHSPECARHARRILRVADGVIVEEDRLVRPAEASA